In the genome of Desulfovibrio desulfuricans, one region contains:
- a CDS encoding molybdenum cofactor biosynthesis protein MoaE has protein sequence MDINKTLQELKARPGFADNVGMMLIHNGVVRGWSRGDHAPVSSVRVSHDTAKMDAICREMEKQPGIFAIIAQAEEGLLKPGDDLLFLVVAGDIREHVKATFAELLDRIKAEAVIKQEFHDA, from the coding sequence ATGGATATTAACAAAACTCTTCAGGAACTCAAAGCACGTCCCGGCTTCGCCGACAATGTGGGCATGATGCTGATACACAACGGTGTTGTGCGGGGCTGGTCGCGCGGTGATCACGCCCCGGTTTCCTCGGTGCGGGTTTCGCACGACACGGCCAAAATGGACGCCATCTGCCGCGAGATGGAAAAACAGCCCGGAATTTTTGCCATTATCGCCCAGGCGGAAGAAGGCCTGCTCAAGCCCGGCGACGACCTGCTCTTTCTGGTGGTGGCGGGCGACATACGCGAGCACGTCAAAGCCACCTTTGCAGAACTTCTCGACCGCATCAAGGCCGAGGCGGTCATCAAGCAGGAATTTCACGACGCCTGA
- the secF gene encoding protein translocase subunit SecF, with protein sequence MGFAFIRHDTKFDFIGLRHWAYAISALLIIVAIISTLWGSGLKMGIDFAGGVIVQIQFQKPVHDDALKKSLEVPALPGITTQRFGDGDRDFLLRFSNSENSDATEVRTAVVDALAAAFPDNNAEIQRLEVVGPKVGADLTNKALNALFYAVLLIAVYISGRFEQRWMAAAIMAAALWCGSYVGSLTGLGMGWLIMISLSITLVVCFVLRLNFALGAVVGLLHDVGITLGLLSLMKVEVDLNVMAALLTLVGYSLNDTIIVYDRLRENLRAAPELTMAELINRSVNQTLSRTILTSGTTFLATLSLFLVGGGVIHDFALTVLIGVVVGTLSSIYVSSAVLLALGDTAFYVGLVQQKGKYERPGEHGVV encoded by the coding sequence ATGGGTTTTGCATTTATCAGGCACGACACCAAGTTTGATTTTATCGGCCTGCGCCACTGGGCGTACGCCATCTCGGCCCTGCTGATCATTGTGGCTATTATTTCTACCCTCTGGGGCAGCGGCCTTAAAATGGGCATCGACTTTGCGGGCGGCGTTATTGTTCAGATTCAGTTTCAAAAGCCCGTGCACGACGATGCCCTGAAAAAGAGTCTTGAAGTACCGGCATTGCCGGGCATCACGACCCAGCGTTTTGGCGACGGCGACAGGGATTTTCTACTGCGCTTCTCCAACTCTGAAAACAGCGACGCCACCGAGGTGCGCACCGCCGTGGTGGATGCTCTGGCAGCGGCCTTTCCTGACAACAATGCTGAAATTCAGCGTCTGGAAGTTGTGGGCCCCAAAGTTGGCGCGGATTTGACCAACAAGGCTCTGAACGCGCTTTTTTATGCCGTGCTGCTCATTGCCGTGTACATCTCCGGCCGGTTTGAACAGCGCTGGATGGCAGCCGCCATTATGGCGGCCGCCCTGTGGTGCGGCTCCTATGTAGGCAGCCTTACCGGGCTTGGCATGGGCTGGCTGATCATGATCTCGCTGTCCATCACCCTTGTGGTATGCTTTGTGTTGCGGCTCAACTTCGCTCTGGGCGCTGTGGTGGGCCTGCTGCACGACGTGGGCATCACCCTGGGGCTGCTGTCGTTAATGAAGGTCGAGGTTGACCTCAACGTCATGGCGGCACTGCTGACCCTGGTGGGCTACTCGCTCAACGATACCATCATCGTTTACGACCGCCTGCGTGAAAACCTGCGCGCTGCGCCCGAGTTGACCATGGCCGAGCTGATCAACCGCAGCGTCAACCAGACTCTTTCGCGAACCATTCTGACCAGCGGCACGACATTTTTGGCGACGCTTTCGCTGTTCCTGGTGGGCGGCGGCGTTATCCATGATTTTGCGCTTACGGTGCTTATCGGCGTGGTTGTGGGTACGCTCTCCTCGATCTACGTATCTTCCGCAGTGCTCCTGGCCCTTGGCGATACGGCCTTTTACGTTGGCCTTGTGCAGCAGAAGGGCAAGTACGAGCGTCCTGGCGAGCACGGCGTGGTGTAA
- the secD gene encoding protein translocase subunit SecD codes for MGLLWRLSIAIMVFVLSLVYALPSVPYLGTALERVLPSSKINLGLDLKGGIHLTLGVDVAKAVSNSLALAGQDLRRVAEDEKIVVLRPRVVGGTALEFVLPRAENEPQFRELLAKHFPQMSVSEPQAGEAGQLRYVARFTAAEIKRIEDLSLDQALRTIRNRIDQFGVAEPDIRKQAGNRIQVQLPGISDPRRAVQVIGQTAHLEFHLVREDVDPGKAVLPPGVIVLPMLEKNPGQQQKETLIAVEKDAMLTGEDVSDARPAFDQMNQSYVTLSFNARGARIFERVTGESVGRRMAIVLDGKVYSAPSIRERIGGGRASISGSFTTAEAQDLAIVLRAGSLPAPVSVLEERTVGPSLGQEAIDSGVRAAMVGAVGVVLFIGVYYGLSGLIADVMLSFTMLIVMAGMGAFGATLTLPGIAGIVLTIGMAVDANVLIYERIREEIRLGLTPLAAVRAGFDRAAISITDSNLTSIIVTVILYQFGTGPIRGFAVTLGLGIVASMFTAIFVSRAIFEEWARHCGPKGISI; via the coding sequence ATGGGTCTGCTCTGGCGCTTGTCCATAGCCATCATGGTTTTTGTGTTGTCCCTTGTTTACGCGCTCCCCAGCGTTCCCTATCTGGGAACAGCCCTCGAGCGCGTCTTGCCGTCGAGCAAAATCAATCTCGGCCTTGACCTCAAGGGCGGCATCCATCTGACGCTCGGCGTGGACGTGGCCAAGGCTGTGAGCAATTCGCTGGCTCTGGCCGGACAGGATCTGCGACGCGTTGCCGAGGACGAAAAGATTGTCGTGCTGCGCCCCCGCGTGGTGGGCGGCACGGCCCTTGAATTTGTGCTGCCGCGCGCGGAAAACGAACCCCAGTTTCGCGAGCTGCTGGCCAAGCACTTTCCGCAGATGAGCGTGAGTGAGCCGCAGGCTGGCGAAGCAGGCCAGCTGCGCTACGTCGCCCGTTTTACGGCGGCTGAAATCAAGCGCATCGAAGACCTTTCGCTCGATCAGGCCCTGCGCACCATCCGCAACCGCATCGACCAGTTCGGCGTGGCCGAACCGGACATCCGCAAGCAGGCGGGCAACCGCATTCAGGTGCAGCTGCCGGGTATTTCCGACCCGCGCCGCGCTGTGCAGGTTATCGGCCAGACCGCCCATCTTGAGTTCCATCTGGTGCGCGAAGACGTGGACCCCGGCAAGGCTGTGCTGCCCCCCGGCGTGATCGTACTGCCCATGCTGGAGAAAAACCCCGGCCAGCAGCAAAAAGAAACGCTCATCGCGGTGGAAAAAGACGCCATGCTCACTGGCGAGGACGTGTCTGACGCGCGCCCCGCCTTTGACCAGATGAACCAGTCGTACGTCACCCTGAGTTTCAACGCCCGCGGCGCGCGCATTTTTGAGCGCGTTACCGGCGAAAGCGTGGGCCGCCGCATGGCCATTGTGCTCGACGGCAAGGTCTATTCCGCTCCTTCCATCCGCGAGCGCATCGGCGGCGGGCGGGCCAGTATTTCGGGCAGCTTTACCACTGCCGAAGCGCAGGACCTGGCCATCGTGCTGCGCGCCGGGTCGCTGCCCGCGCCTGTTTCGGTGCTTGAAGAACGCACGGTCGGCCCCTCCCTTGGGCAGGAAGCCATCGACAGCGGCGTTCGCGCGGCCATGGTGGGCGCTGTGGGCGTGGTGCTGTTTATCGGCGTATACTACGGCCTGAGCGGACTCATCGCCGACGTCATGCTGAGCTTTACCATGCTTATTGTCATGGCGGGCATGGGCGCCTTTGGCGCTACACTTACCCTGCCGGGCATAGCCGGTATTGTTCTTACCATCGGCATGGCCGTTGACGCCAACGTGCTGATCTACGAGCGCATACGAGAGGAAATACGGCTGGGCCTCACCCCTCTTGCCGCTGTGCGGGCAGGGTTTGACCGGGCGGCCATTTCCATCACTGACTCCAACCTCACGTCCATCATCGTAACCGTCATCCTGTACCAGTTCGGCACGGGCCCCATCAGAGGGTTTGCCGTTACGCTGGGGCTGGGCATTGTGGCCTCCATGTTTACGGCCATCTTTGTATCGCGGGCTATCTTTGAGGAATGGGCGCGTCATTGCGGTCCCAAGGGCATCAGCATCTAG
- the yajC gene encoding preprotein translocase subunit YajC, with amino-acid sequence MFESLAYAMGTPQAGATPASGQEMLMQFLPLIVMFVIFWFLLIRPQQKRAKLHKQMLAELKRGDHVMTSSGLLGRILEIDDEQVLLECGEAKLRVSRGSIGGVVPIRGSKDAKEEKK; translated from the coding sequence TTGTTTGAATCCTTAGCTTATGCCATGGGTACGCCCCAGGCCGGGGCTACTCCCGCCAGCGGACAGGAAATGCTGATGCAGTTTCTGCCCCTCATCGTCATGTTTGTCATCTTCTGGTTTCTGCTTATCCGTCCGCAGCAAAAGCGGGCCAAGCTCCACAAGCAGATGCTGGCCGAGCTGAAGCGCGGCGACCATGTTATGACCTCCAGCGGTCTGCTTGGCCGTATCCTGGAAATCGACGATGAACAGGTGCTTCTTGAGTGCGGCGAAGCCAAGCTGCGCGTTTCGCGCGGGTCCATTGGCGGCGTTGTTCCTATCAGGGGCAGCAAGGACGCCAAGGAAGAAAAGAAGTAG
- a CDS encoding alpha/beta hydrolase, with protein sequence MKDLRCLLLHGLGGSPFEVRPVADALIEAGHATVCPVLPGHAATESDYLSSSYSQWLQCARAAYAAQCDLGPVLLGGYSLGGLLALDLALEAAKGLAPQPMGLLLLATPLFLWRPLPFFAADWRIPLLPVWNRLQPVRRVPCRSAASRTAAPWQGHETLCSYRHLRQMQLAQQRIRAGLGRLAAPLCVIQLQSDGVCPPFNAFYLAGHCGSREVGVHILRVSSPHGGHLPATHAESSRRVAAIAAGFASGLAAGKACKIGPQRI encoded by the coding sequence GTGAAAGATTTGCGCTGCCTGTTGCTGCACGGCCTGGGGGGCAGCCCCTTTGAGGTGCGGCCCGTGGCCGACGCCCTCATTGAGGCTGGTCATGCAACGGTCTGCCCGGTGCTGCCGGGGCATGCCGCCACGGAGAGCGACTATCTGTCAAGCTCGTACAGTCAGTGGCTGCAGTGCGCCCGCGCGGCCTATGCCGCGCAGTGCGACCTCGGGCCGGTGCTGTTGGGCGGTTATTCGCTGGGCGGGCTGCTGGCGCTTGATCTGGCCCTGGAGGCGGCAAAGGGCCTTGCGCCTCAACCCATGGGCTTGCTGCTGCTGGCCACGCCGCTGTTTTTGTGGCGCCCGTTGCCCTTTTTTGCTGCTGACTGGCGCATCCCGCTGCTGCCGGTATGGAACCGTCTGCAGCCGGTGCGGCGCGTACCTTGCCGTTCGGCGGCCAGCCGCACAGCGGCCCCCTGGCAAGGGCACGAAACCCTGTGTTCGTACCGCCATCTGCGCCAGATGCAACTGGCGCAACAGCGTATCCGGGCCGGGCTTGGCAGGCTCGCCGCGCCTTTGTGCGTCATTCAGCTGCAAAGCGACGGCGTGTGCCCGCCGTTCAATGCCTTTTATCTGGCCGGGCACTGCGGCTCAAGAGAGGTGGGGGTGCATATCTTGCGGGTGAGCAGCCCCCACGGTGGACATTTGCCCGCCACCCACGCCGAAAGCTCCCGGCGTGTTGCGGCCATTGCCGCTGGCTTTGCCAGCGGGCTGGCAGCCGGAAAGGCTTGCAAGATCGGGCCGCAGCGTATATAG
- a CDS encoding amidohydrolase family protein — translation MRHCDTLLHAACIVTQDEQRRVIEKASLAIDKGLVADVGPTAEMAPNWQADKVLHLENMLVLPGLVNAHTHAAMTFLRGLADDMPLMDWLNQRIFPVEQKLTAELVRLGSLMGYAEMLRTGTTACVDMYLFESAVFEAAETAGLRCLGGEAVFAFPSAAFPGPEAALDATRALAEKYRGHDRLRVAVNPHSVYTTTPEILTACRDLAQELALPLHIHLAETPSETQICLSAQGKRPVEYCRSLGLLDVPCTLAHVVDVTSAELDLLAQRQAVVAHNPSSNMKLASGAAPVTAMLSRGMRVGLGTDGAASNNRLNMFSEMGRAALLHKLTGLDPTLLPAGQVLDMATIGGAAAMHDDCLGSLAPGKAADCVALDLREPNLQPMYNEVSHLVYAATGMENRMTMVGGEVLYQDGRFTRFDYAALCQEMRGVRRFVLEASGA, via the coding sequence ATGCGCCACTGCGACACACTGCTCCACGCCGCCTGCATCGTCACCCAGGACGAGCAGCGCCGCGTTATCGAAAAAGCCTCACTGGCCATTGACAAAGGGCTGGTGGCCGATGTGGGCCCCACCGCCGAGATGGCCCCAAACTGGCAGGCCGACAAGGTTCTGCACCTCGAAAACATGCTCGTTCTGCCGGGCCTCGTCAACGCCCACACCCACGCCGCCATGACCTTTTTGCGCGGTCTGGCCGACGACATGCCGTTGATGGACTGGCTCAACCAGCGCATCTTTCCTGTGGAGCAAAAGCTCACGGCCGAGCTGGTGCGCCTAGGCAGCCTGATGGGCTATGCGGAAATGCTGCGCACCGGCACCACCGCCTGCGTGGACATGTATCTTTTTGAATCGGCCGTGTTTGAGGCAGCAGAGACCGCAGGCCTGCGCTGCCTGGGCGGCGAGGCGGTTTTTGCCTTTCCTTCGGCGGCCTTTCCCGGTCCGGAGGCGGCCCTCGACGCCACCCGCGCCCTGGCGGAAAAATACCGTGGGCACGACCGCCTGCGCGTGGCCGTAAACCCACACAGCGTCTACACCACCACCCCTGAGATTCTGACCGCCTGCCGCGACCTTGCGCAGGAGCTTGCCCTGCCCCTGCACATCCACCTGGCCGAAACCCCCTCTGAAACGCAGATATGCCTTTCGGCCCAGGGCAAGAGACCCGTGGAATACTGCCGCAGCCTTGGCCTGCTGGATGTGCCCTGCACCCTTGCCCACGTGGTGGATGTGACCTCGGCCGAGCTTGACCTGCTGGCCCAAAGGCAGGCCGTTGTGGCGCACAACCCGTCGTCCAACATGAAGCTGGCCTCCGGCGCGGCCCCTGTGACGGCCATGCTGTCGCGCGGCATGCGCGTGGGCCTGGGCACGGACGGCGCGGCCAGCAACAACAGGCTCAACATGTTTTCCGAGATGGGCCGCGCGGCCCTGCTGCACAAGCTCACAGGCCTTGACCCTACCCTGCTGCCCGCCGGGCAGGTACTCGACATGGCCACCATCGGCGGCGCGGCGGCCATGCACGACGACTGCCTTGGCTCGCTGGCCCCCGGCAAGGCTGCCGACTGTGTGGCGCTTGATCTCAGAGAGCCCAACCTGCAGCCCATGTACAACGAGGTGTCGCACCTTGTGTATGCGGCCACAGGCATGGAAAATCGCATGACCATGGTGGGCGGCGAGGTGCTGTATCAGGACGGACGCTTTACCCGTTTTGACTACGCCGCCCTGTGCCAAGAAATGCGCGGCGTGCGCCGATTTGTGCTTGAGGCTTCCGGCGCGTAG
- a CDS encoding Hpt domain-containing protein yields the protein MTEEVLDWKEAIARVLNKRDMYVKLLAKFIETERDTPSKVLQALKSGNMEEARNLVHSTKGAAANLGAKALAAAALELEMAVKAGADTDRAMSHFSAAHMDTLVTMHAFMTQ from the coding sequence ATGACCGAGGAAGTTTTGGATTGGAAGGAAGCCATCGCCAGAGTGCTCAACAAGCGCGACATGTACGTCAAGCTGCTGGCCAAGTTCATTGAAACTGAGCGCGACACCCCCTCAAAGGTGTTACAGGCCTTGAAGAGCGGCAATATGGAAGAAGCCCGCAACCTTGTGCACAGCACCAAGGGGGCTGCCGCCAATCTGGGGGCCAAGGCGCTGGCCGCCGCTGCGCTTGAGCTCGAGATGGCCGTCAAGGCCGGTGCGGACACAGACCGCGCCATGAGCCACTTCAGCGCCGCTCACATGGATACTCTTGTGACCATGCATGCCTTCATGACGCAGTAA
- a CDS encoding amidohydrolase family protein, whose translation MNKEETESSATGLSAAADPMDNVLAIRAKSILTLAGEGPARAARLFAPLKKIDNGVLLVRDGLVEDVLPWSQARLPAGALVRDVGAVCLAPACVNAHTHLELSHLAEKTRWGKGFTAWLQSLVPLLSAAPRTDAVENACASLALYGTLYVGNITGSLPGGTVLADAACNEAGLTASHFCEWFGYGAPFADGERPWPPRCRQALADDPFLMARCAPGGHALYSTGPEILTAARQDCTRMGRVFSFHLAESPEETQMLTSGDGPLREFYDGVVLPPDWTAPGLRPLAYAVKLGLLGPGTLAVHGAQLDAQEVEVLAASGAALCLCPRSNRNLGVGVAPVRELMESGVLLCLGTDGLTSNRDLDVRKEALWLRETMDVPPEALVRMLTVNSAAALNLLGCGAGRLEKGCPADFCVLPETLTY comes from the coding sequence ATGAACAAGGAAGAAACGGAATCCTCAGCGACGGGATTATCTGCCGCCGCCGACCCCATGGACAACGTGCTGGCCATCAGGGCCAAGAGCATCCTGACCCTTGCCGGTGAAGGCCCCGCCCGTGCCGCCCGCCTTTTTGCCCCGCTGAAAAAAATCGACAACGGCGTACTGCTGGTGCGCGACGGTCTGGTGGAAGACGTGCTGCCGTGGTCGCAGGCGCGGCTGCCCGCAGGGGCGCTGGTGCGCGACGTGGGGGCTGTGTGTCTGGCGCCTGCCTGCGTCAATGCCCACACCCATCTGGAACTCTCGCACCTGGCGGAAAAAACCCGCTGGGGCAAGGGATTTACCGCATGGCTGCAAAGTCTTGTGCCCCTGCTGAGCGCGGCCCCGAGGACTGATGCCGTTGAAAACGCCTGCGCCTCGCTGGCCCTCTACGGCACGCTGTACGTGGGCAACATTACCGGCTCCCTGCCTGGCGGCACGGTACTGGCCGATGCGGCCTGCAACGAGGCTGGGTTGACGGCGAGCCATTTTTGCGAATGGTTCGGCTACGGCGCGCCCTTTGCAGATGGCGAGCGCCCCTGGCCGCCCCGGTGCAGGCAGGCTCTGGCCGACGATCCTTTTTTAATGGCGCGCTGCGCTCCGGGCGGGCACGCCCTGTACTCCACAGGGCCTGAAATACTGACCGCTGCCCGTCAGGACTGCACCCGCATGGGACGCGTGTTTTCTTTCCATCTGGCGGAATCACCGGAGGAAACGCAGATGCTGACCTCTGGCGACGGGCCGTTGCGCGAATTTTATGACGGCGTGGTGCTGCCGCCCGACTGGACAGCCCCCGGCCTGCGCCCCCTGGCCTATGCCGTCAAGCTTGGGCTGCTGGGCCCCGGCACGCTGGCCGTTCACGGCGCGCAGCTGGACGCGCAGGAGGTGGAAGTGCTGGCGGCCAGCGGTGCGGCCCTGTGCCTCTGCCCGCGTTCAAACCGCAATTTGGGCGTTGGGGTTGCGCCGGTGCGCGAGCTGATGGAAAGCGGCGTTTTGCTGTGCCTTGGCACCGACGGGCTGACCTCCAACCGCGACCTGGACGTGCGCAAGGAGGCCTTGTGGCTGCGTGAAACCATGGACGTGCCGCCAGAGGCCCTGGTGCGCATGCTTACTGTCAACAGCGCCGCCGCCCTTAATTTGCTGGGCTGCGGCGCGGGGCGGCTGGAAAAGGGCTGCCCGGCGGATTTTTGCGTGCTGCCCGAGACGCTGACCTACTAG
- a CDS encoding YitT family protein, with product MKLHAYNKALAESVVWNLLWLTLGSLLMAICIQSVAAPHGFLSGGVMGVSLLVGYWTETLTPLVWYSLLCVPVYAMGWFWVGKRFLLYTAYGTLCTTLCSLFITFTIPIDSEVYATVVGGVLHGAACGIMLRTMGSSGGTDVVAVLLKERWNVPIGQFNFMFNCLLFLTAASRMPLDRIVASMLMMFISAHTLEYVLGLFNRRKLVMIISDHGEEISEAILVTERFGATLVRGKGAYSGSDREILLTVTNNVALKRLENLVFSIDARALFIVENTFYVSGGQFARSGR from the coding sequence ATGAAGTTGCACGCATACAACAAGGCACTGGCGGAATCTGTCGTCTGGAACCTGCTCTGGCTCACGCTGGGGTCGCTTCTTATGGCCATCTGCATACAGAGCGTGGCAGCGCCCCATGGCTTCCTTTCCGGGGGAGTCATGGGCGTGTCGCTGCTTGTGGGGTACTGGACGGAGACGCTGACGCCGCTTGTCTGGTATTCGCTGTTGTGCGTGCCCGTCTACGCCATGGGCTGGTTTTGGGTGGGCAAGCGTTTTTTGCTCTATACGGCCTACGGAACCCTGTGCACTACCCTGTGCAGCCTTTTTATCACCTTTACCATCCCCATCGATAGCGAGGTTTACGCCACTGTGGTGGGGGGCGTGCTGCACGGCGCGGCCTGCGGCATCATGCTGCGCACCATGGGCAGCAGCGGCGGTACCGACGTGGTCGCCGTGCTGCTCAAAGAGCGCTGGAACGTGCCCATCGGGCAGTTCAACTTTATGTTCAACTGCCTGCTTTTTCTCACGGCGGCGTCGCGCATGCCTCTTGACCGCATTGTGGCCTCCATGCTGATGATGTTTATTTCGGCGCACACGCTGGAGTATGTGCTGGGGCTCTTTAACCGGCGCAAGCTTGTGATGATCATTTCCGACCACGGCGAAGAAATCAGCGAGGCTATCCTGGTCACCGAGCGCTTTGGCGCAACGCTTGTGCGCGGCAAGGGGGCCTATTCCGGCTCGGACCGCGAAATTTTGCTCACCGTCACCAACAATGTGGCGCTGAAAAGGCTGGAAAACCTGGTGTTCAGCATTGACGCGCGCGCCCTGTTTATTGTGGAAAATACGTTCTACGTCTCCGGCGGCCAGTTTGCCCGCAGCGGCCGTTGA
- a CDS encoding sulfite exporter TauE/SafE family protein, giving the protein MLLSLVVYVCCGAVAGVLAGLLGVGGGIVLVPMMVAIFPTVGVPAQYVQQMALGTSLASIMITSVSSARAHNARGAVHWDIFKAITPGILLGTFFGGLIATHMPTMFLKIFFICFILFVSAQMLSNYRPPASRDLPGKLGTAGVGGVIGLVSSFVGIGGGTLSVPFMTFCNVPLHHAVGTSAAIGFPIAVAGTLGFIVGGWGRPDLPAMSLGFVNLWALLGIASASFMTAPLGAKLSHSLPAGKLKKGFACFLILVALKMVWGLL; this is encoded by the coding sequence ATGCTTTTGTCTCTCGTGGTCTACGTTTGTTGCGGCGCTGTGGCTGGCGTGCTGGCCGGTCTTTTGGGCGTCGGGGGCGGCATTGTGCTGGTGCCCATGATGGTGGCCATTTTCCCCACCGTGGGGGTACCGGCCCAGTACGTGCAGCAGATGGCGCTGGGCACGTCGCTGGCAAGCATCATGATAACGTCCGTCTCCAGCGCGCGCGCCCACAACGCTCGCGGCGCGGTGCACTGGGATATATTCAAGGCCATCACCCCCGGCATTCTGCTGGGTACGTTCTTTGGCGGGCTTATTGCCACCCACATGCCCACCATGTTCCTTAAAATATTCTTCATCTGCTTTATCCTGTTTGTGTCTGCGCAGATGCTCTCCAACTATCGCCCCCCGGCCAGCCGCGATCTGCCCGGCAAGCTGGGCACCGCAGGCGTGGGCGGCGTCATCGGCCTTGTGTCGAGCTTTGTGGGCATTGGCGGCGGTACGCTTTCCGTGCCGTTTATGACCTTTTGCAACGTGCCGCTGCACCACGCGGTGGGCACCTCGGCCGCCATCGGCTTTCCCATTGCCGTGGCCGGCACGCTGGGCTTTATTGTGGGCGGCTGGGGCCGGCCCGACCTGCCCGCCATGTCGTTGGGCTTTGTAAACCTGTGGGCCCTGCTGGGCATCGCCTCGGCCAGCTTTATGACCGCGCCGCTGGGCGCAAAGCTGTCGCATTCACTGCCTGCCGGCAAACTTAAAAAAGGTTTTGCCTGCTTTTTGATACTTGTGGCCTTGAAGATGGTCTGGGGCCTGTTGTAA
- a CDS encoding aspartate carbamoyltransferase catalytic subunit, whose product MNTDNRYHWPHKDLLDVTQLSVQDTMHLLDVAASFQEINSRPVKKVPTLKGKTVVLFFVENSTRTKTSFDVAGKRLSADTYSLAKSGSSLNKGESLKDTGLTLQAMGPDVIVIRHPSSGAARFLAELLPCGIVNGGDGWHAHPTQALLDCYSLRHAWENRFAGRTLLILGDIAHSRVARSNMHLLTMLGVKVRLCAPRTLLPAGVDHWPVEIYTELDKAVRDVDGVMCLRLQLERQQAGLLPDLAEYSRRFCLGTRQLALAMPDAKVLHPGPMNRGLEISNEIADAPASLVLNQVAAGVATRMAVLYLLATRNDGVRA is encoded by the coding sequence ATGAACACCGACAATCGCTACCACTGGCCCCACAAAGACCTGCTGGACGTCACCCAACTGAGTGTGCAGGATACTATGCACCTGCTGGATGTGGCCGCCAGCTTTCAGGAAATTAACAGCCGTCCGGTCAAAAAGGTACCCACGCTCAAGGGCAAGACCGTGGTGCTGTTTTTTGTAGAAAACAGCACCCGCACCAAGACGTCCTTTGACGTGGCGGGCAAGCGCCTTTCTGCAGACACCTATTCGCTGGCCAAATCGGGCTCGAGCCTGAACAAGGGCGAAAGCCTCAAGGATACGGGCCTCACCCTGCAGGCCATGGGGCCGGATGTCATCGTTATCCGCCACCCCAGCAGCGGCGCGGCGCGCTTTCTGGCGGAGCTGCTGCCCTGCGGCATCGTCAACGGCGGCGACGGCTGGCACGCCCACCCGACCCAGGCGCTGCTCGACTGCTACAGTCTGCGCCATGCCTGGGAAAACCGCTTTGCCGGCCGTACCCTGCTGATTTTGGGCGATATTGCCCACAGCCGCGTGGCCCGCTCAAACATGCACCTGCTCACCATGCTGGGCGTCAAGGTGCGGCTGTGCGCGCCGCGCACCCTGCTGCCCGCCGGGGTAGACCACTGGCCCGTGGAGATTTATACTGAGCTGGACAAGGCAGTGCGCGACGTGGACGGCGTTATGTGCCTGCGTCTGCAGCTCGAGCGCCAGCAGGCGGGCCTTTTGCCAGATCTGGCGGAATATTCGCGCCGTTTCTGTCTTGGCACGCGCCAGCTGGCCCTGGCCATGCCCGACGCCAAGGTGCTGCACCCCGGCCCCATGAACCGTGGGCTTGAAATTTCCAACGAAATAGCAGACGCCCCCGCAAGCCTGGTGCTCAATCAGGTGGCGGCGGGCGTCGCCACGCGCATGGCCGTGCTCTATCTGCTGGCCACACGCAACGACGGAGTACGCGCATGA